attagtagattttaaaaatataattttctgttaattaaaaaacccggtaaaaaattatttccttttcaTATGATCTTTTGTATCATTTctcataaatttataatttgtttccaAATTTGCATCAGTGATTAGTATTTCAGGCAAGTGATAATGATATTAGAAGGATGTCGACATCCTACTGTAATGAAGGATTTATGTGCTGAATGTGGTGTAGATTTAAGGGTTGAAGGAGTTGGTAAAGAGAGCAAGAATGTGCAAATATCTCAAGCTAGTGTACCAATGGTACATAGTGTCCCAGAATTAAAAGTATGCCCAGAATTAGctgaaaaaattggaaaacaagaTGAACAACGTCTTTTGAATGATCGCAAATTAGCATTGCTTGTTGATCTTGATCAAACAATTGTTCATACAACAAATGATAATGTTCCTCCAAATATGAAGGTACATTTACTTATGTACGTATCATAAAAatgattcatttaattttatcaattttttttcttcattgaaGGATGTTTATCATTATCAACTCTATGGACCAAATTCTCCGTGGTATCATACCCGTTTAAGGCCTAATACTAGACATTTTCTTTCTGAGATGAGTCGTTTATATGAACTGCACATATGTACATTTGGAGCAAGAAATTATGCACATACTGTAGCAGGATTGTTAGACAAAGATGGAATTTTATTCTCTCATAGAATACTTTCAAGGGATGAATGTTTCGATCCTGCATCAAAGACAGCTAATCTCAAGTATACCTATAATGCTTGTCtatcaaataattaagaatGTTATTGTTAAGCTAATACAATTACatacaattcaattatattttaacagaGCTTTGTTTCCATGTGGAGATGATTTAGTATGCATTATAGATGATAGAGAGGATGTATGGCAAGGGTGTGGTAATTTGGTCCAAGTGAAACCTTACCATTTTTTTCGACATACTGGTGACATACACGCGCCACCAGGTTTAGAAAAAAATGATGTTCCCGTTTTACCtgaattacaaaatacaaatgaacTTTGTACAGAAGAGaatcaaaatgaaacaaataaaaatggtGCATCTGAAGTACCAAGAGAAATCATTGTAGATAATAATTCTGAAAACGAAGTCCAGGAAACGACTGAAGATAAGGAAAATATTTGTCaaagcgaagaaaaaaaagatgaaattaCCAAAGACAACATCAAGGACAATACAAATGAAGGTTCTAATTCTAATACTGAAAATAGTGATAAAATGTCAAAAGGAAACGATGAAAATAAGGATATTGAAATACCAGTAGAAAAAGAACTAAACAAAGACAATAAAACATTAGAAACAGAAGATGAAaacaaagataaaatattagaagaaaaagaaataccaCCAACACAGACAAAACAAGAcagtaaaaaaaaagatatgTCAACCGAAAATAATGTTAcggatgaagatgatgatgattatttactatatttagaAGATATTCTTCGAAGGATTCATACCGAATTTTATGCTAATTATGATAAGAAAAATGGGCGCAAATCATTGAGAGATATTATTCCACGGGTACGAGCGCAAGTATTGAAAGGAGTGCATTTAACTTTCAGTGGATTAATACCTACTAATCAAAAACTCCAACAAAGTCGAGCATACAAAGTTGCTAGAGCATTTGGAGCAGAAGTAGCACAAGTAATTTGTAACTTTTATCTTTGGATCAGTATAtattctttttgtttattttaataaatcattatgtAATAGGATTTGACAGATAAAACTACACATTTAGTGGCTATTAGACCTGGTACTGCTAAAGTTAATACAGctaagaaaa
The window above is part of the Nomia melanderi isolate GNS246 chromosome 2, iyNomMela1, whole genome shotgun sequence genome. Proteins encoded here:
- the Fcp1 gene encoding RNA polymerase II subunit A C-terminal domain phosphatase Fcp1 isoform X1, encoding MGTIEVTFPVGGQPGKILKWRVRMDAMVSAGRVLFLYQNITPGTEDVKGPEKKYRATRFGRVTKLLTKEGDIVEPGQVIMILEGCRHPTVMKDLCAECGVDLRVEGVGKESKNVQISQASVPMVHSVPELKVCPELAEKIGKQDEQRLLNDRKLALLVDLDQTIVHTTNDNVPPNMKDVYHYQLYGPNSPWYHTRLRPNTRHFLSEMSRLYELHICTFGARNYAHTVAGLLDKDGILFSHRILSRDECFDPASKTANLKALFPCGDDLVCIIDDREDVWQGCGNLVQVKPYHFFRHTGDIHAPPGLEKNDVPVLPELQNTNELCTEENQNETNKNGASEVPREIIVDNNSENEVQETTEDKENICQSEEKKDEITKDNIKDNTNEGSNSNTENSDKMSKGNDENKDIEIPVEKELNKDNKTLETEDENKDKILEEKEIPPTQTKQDSKKKDMSTENNVTDEDDDDYLLYLEDILRRIHTEFYANYDKKNGRKSLRDIIPRVRAQVLKGVHLTFSGLIPTNQKLQQSRAYKVARAFGAEVAQDLTDKTTHLVAIRPGTAKVNTAKKNGNIKIVNPDWLWTCAERWEHVDERLFPLTIKARASRIPPPHCSSPERVEEEERRIENSFADSINPLMSFTPEELEIMDKEVEEDMDDQEMEPPVFDIEDEDGIGECNKETRQKSSDSEDFMHEERDDANEPVRKKKKFSHESSEDDSSSGKEDTMDDDDDDDDDDDDPVTRFRRGEDLPDDLDLGDNSQDSIDDLELMDNEDDREWNAMGAALEREFLSE
- the Fcp1 gene encoding RNA polymerase II subunit A C-terminal domain phosphatase Fcp1 isoform X2; translation: MILEGCRHPTVMKDLCAECGVDLRVEGVGKESKNVQISQASVPMVHSVPELKVCPELAEKIGKQDEQRLLNDRKLALLVDLDQTIVHTTNDNVPPNMKDVYHYQLYGPNSPWYHTRLRPNTRHFLSEMSRLYELHICTFGARNYAHTVAGLLDKDGILFSHRILSRDECFDPASKTANLKALFPCGDDLVCIIDDREDVWQGCGNLVQVKPYHFFRHTGDIHAPPGLEKNDVPVLPELQNTNELCTEENQNETNKNGASEVPREIIVDNNSENEVQETTEDKENICQSEEKKDEITKDNIKDNTNEGSNSNTENSDKMSKGNDENKDIEIPVEKELNKDNKTLETEDENKDKILEEKEIPPTQTKQDSKKKDMSTENNVTDEDDDDYLLYLEDILRRIHTEFYANYDKKNGRKSLRDIIPRVRAQVLKGVHLTFSGLIPTNQKLQQSRAYKVARAFGAEVAQDLTDKTTHLVAIRPGTAKVNTAKKNGNIKIVNPDWLWTCAERWEHVDERLFPLTIKARASRIPPPHCSSPERVEEEERRIENSFADSINPLMSFTPEELEIMDKEVEEDMDDQEMEPPVFDIEDEDGIGECNKETRQKSSDSEDFMHEERDDANEPVRKKKKFSHESSEDDSSSGKEDTMDDDDDDDDDDDDPVTRFRRGEDLPDDLDLGDNSQDSIDDLELMDNEDDREWNAMGAALEREFLSE